Proteins from a single region of Parasedimentitalea psychrophila:
- a CDS encoding cytochrome c oxidase subunit 3 translates to MSVILTFLAAVALTAGWWLSRQGLMSKPWLESGDALSLAEFPQPPPYRLGTAVFLVVIGGLFAMLGSAFVMQIEETPWQLVPLPALVWFNTALLMLSSLALHFASRDAAHRTHVWLALGSVTAVGFMAGQLQIWTTLTHNGYGLSGAPAASFFYLITGLHGLHILGGLVALGLVWFKLAQTGIPKTNQAPIALCALYWHGLLVIWLLLLALLSGLGNEFLALCRSALT, encoded by the coding sequence ATGAGCGTCATCCTCACCTTTCTGGCCGCTGTTGCGCTGACCGCGGGGTGGTGGTTGTCACGGCAAGGGTTGATGTCAAAACCCTGGCTTGAGAGTGGCGATGCGCTGTCTCTGGCCGAATTCCCCCAGCCACCGCCGTACCGGTTGGGCACGGCGGTGTTCCTGGTGGTGATCGGCGGGCTGTTTGCCATGCTTGGCAGCGCCTTTGTGATGCAGATCGAGGAGACACCCTGGCAGTTGGTGCCGCTGCCCGCACTGGTCTGGTTCAACACTGCTCTGCTGATGCTCAGCAGCCTAGCCTTGCACTTTGCATCCCGCGACGCGGCGCATCGCACCCATGTCTGGCTGGCTTTGGGCAGCGTGACAGCCGTGGGCTTCATGGCTGGGCAATTGCAGATCTGGACCACGCTTACTCACAATGGCTACGGATTGTCCGGTGCCCCTGCCGCCAGTTTCTTTTACCTGATCACCGGCCTGCATGGGCTGCATATCCTGGGCGGATTGGTGGCGCTGGGGCTGGTCTGGTTCAAGCTGGCACAAACCGGCATCCCCAAAACCAATCAGGCCCCCATCGCGCTGTGTGCGCTGTACTGGCACGGGTTGCTGGTGATCTGGCTGCTGCTACTGGCCCTGCTGTCGGGGCTGGGAAATGAATTTCTGGCGTTGTGCCGCAGCGCGCTGACATAA
- a CDS encoding cytochrome c oxidase subunit II has product MIIAIVLVLIVVGSVAFHMLSPWWWTPIASNWGYIDTTLIITFWITGIVFVMVILFLAYCVFAFRHREGHKAIFDPENKRLEIILTVLTTIGVAALLVPGLFVWKQFVTVPDDAIEVEVFAQQWRWSYRLPGEDGRLGTSAAELINDDNPLGINPYDRFGKDDVIVDGGDLYLEMGQPVKMVLRSIDVLHNYYVPEFRAKMDMVPGMVTYYWFTPTRVGDFEVLCAEYCGTAHGYMRGDVYVVSPEDYQVWLQEQETFADYAAAAEAKHDTQIAQNRQP; this is encoded by the coding sequence ATGATCATTGCGATTGTTCTGGTTCTTATAGTTGTGGGTTCGGTTGCGTTTCACATGCTCAGCCCGTGGTGGTGGACCCCGATTGCCTCAAACTGGGGTTATATCGACACCACATTGATCATCACCTTCTGGATCACCGGCATCGTCTTTGTGATGGTGATACTGTTCCTCGCCTATTGCGTCTTTGCCTTTCGCCATCGGGAAGGCCACAAGGCGATATTCGATCCCGAAAACAAGCGGCTTGAGATCATACTGACGGTGCTCACTACCATTGGCGTCGCAGCGCTGCTGGTGCCGGGGCTGTTTGTGTGGAAGCAATTTGTTACGGTGCCTGACGACGCCATCGAAGTAGAGGTCTTTGCCCAGCAATGGAGGTGGAGCTATCGGCTTCCCGGTGAAGACGGGCGGCTTGGCACCTCGGCGGCGGAGCTGATCAATGATGACAACCCGCTGGGCATCAACCCCTATGACCGTTTTGGCAAAGATGATGTCATCGTCGATGGCGGTGATCTGTACCTGGAGATGGGGCAGCCGGTAAAGATGGTGCTGCGCTCCATCGACGTGCTGCATAACTATTACGTGCCCGAGTTCCGCGCCAAGATGGATATGGTGCCGGGCATGGTCACCTACTACTGGTTCACCCCCACCCGGGTCGGCGATTTCGAGGTGCTCTGCGCCGAATATTGCGGCACCGCCCACGGCTATATGCGCGGCGATGTCTATGTGGTGAGCCCCGAGGACTATCAGGTCTGGTTGCAGGAGCAGGAGACCTTTGCCGATTACGCCGCGGCTGCCGAGGCAAAACACGACACGCAAATCGCACAGAACCGCCAGCCCTGA
- a CDS encoding TetR/AcrR family transcriptional regulator, translated as METTPQPRARATRDVWLGAAYDLLVQEGIEAVKIMPLAKKLNLTRTGFYWHFKDLAELHNALVDIWQDRNTGIILERCAGPADSLCSALFQLTDCWIDPELFDAPLDLAIHNWARNDVKLQKLVETSDEARLDAVRAIFLRFGMPSEAANYRALTTILTQSGYYSKQVVETRMDRAQAGCHYVEVFAGERPTQQEIDDFLSRHREGKPQ; from the coding sequence ATGGAAACCACCCCACAACCCCGTGCACGTGCAACCCGAGACGTTTGGCTTGGCGCTGCCTATGATCTGTTGGTGCAGGAGGGCATCGAAGCCGTCAAAATCATGCCGCTTGCGAAGAAACTGAACCTAACCAGAACCGGGTTTTACTGGCACTTCAAAGATTTGGCAGAGTTGCACAACGCGCTTGTCGATATCTGGCAAGACCGCAATACCGGCATCATACTTGAACGCTGCGCTGGTCCTGCGGATAGTCTGTGTTCCGCGTTATTCCAGCTGACTGATTGTTGGATTGATCCTGAGCTTTTTGATGCGCCGCTTGACCTGGCAATCCACAACTGGGCCCGAAACGATGTAAAGCTGCAAAAATTGGTGGAGACCTCGGACGAGGCCCGATTGGACGCAGTTCGGGCAATATTTCTTCGTTTTGGTATGCCATCTGAAGCCGCGAACTATAGGGCACTGACGACTATCTTGACGCAAAGCGGGTACTACTCGAAACAAGTCGTCGAGACCCGGATGGATCGCGCACAAGCAGGGTGCCATTATGTTGAGGTTTTTGCAGGCGAACGTCCGACCCAACAGGAGATTGACGACTTTCTAAGTCGTCATCGTGAGGGCAAACCCCAATGA
- a CDS encoding cbb3-type cytochrome c oxidase subunit I — protein sequence MAELPHDTDPKLPPAEVADVMPPHAHGWWSHYVFSQDAKYIAIQYAGTATAIGLVALVLSWMMRLQLGFPGLFDFITPDAYYQFVTMHGMIMVVYLLTALFLGGFGNYLIPLMVGARDMVFPFVNMLSFWIYLAAVLVLVISFFVPGGPTGAGWTLYPPQAILSGTPGGQSAGIVLMLLSLILFIIGFTMGGLNYVVTVLQARTRGMTMMRLPLTVWGIFTATVMALLAFPALLVACIMMLFDRLLGTSFFMPTLVELGEHLSYGGGSPIAFQHLFWFFGHPEVYIVALPAFGIVSDLLAVHARKNVFGYRMMVWAIVGIGALSFIVWAHHMYVSGMHPYFGFFFATTTLIIAVPTAIKVYNWVLTLWRANIHLTLPMLFALGFIVTFVNGGLTGLFLGNVVVDVPLSDTMFVVAHFHMVMGVAPIMVILGAIYHWYPLATGRMLNQTMGHIHFWITFLGAYAIFFPMHYVGLVGVPRRYYEIGEPAFMTAPVAGLNAFITVAALTVGAAQIVFLFNLYWSRRHGHLAGSNPWRATTLEWLTPVVPPEHGNWGEELPLVYRWAYDYSLPGAPEDFVAQTDPGPKTPEVGPL from the coding sequence ATGGCCGAACTGCCCCATGACACGGACCCCAAACTGCCGCCCGCCGAGGTCGCGGATGTTATGCCGCCCCACGCCCACGGCTGGTGGTCACACTATGTGTTTTCGCAGGACGCCAAATATATCGCCATCCAATATGCCGGCACCGCCACCGCAATCGGGCTGGTGGCGCTGGTGCTGTCTTGGATGATGCGGCTGCAGCTGGGATTTCCTGGCCTTTTCGACTTCATCACCCCGGATGCCTATTACCAGTTCGTCACCATGCATGGCATGATCATGGTGGTCTATCTGCTGACGGCGCTATTCCTGGGCGGCTTCGGCAACTACCTGATCCCGCTGATGGTCGGGGCCCGCGACATGGTGTTCCCCTTCGTCAATATGCTCAGTTTCTGGATCTACCTGGCCGCAGTGCTGGTTCTGGTGATCAGCTTCTTTGTCCCCGGCGGCCCCACGGGAGCCGGCTGGACACTGTACCCGCCCCAAGCCATCCTGTCTGGCACGCCGGGGGGGCAGTCGGCTGGCATCGTGCTGATGTTGCTGTCGCTGATCCTGTTTATCATCGGCTTTACCATGGGGGGGCTGAACTATGTGGTCACCGTGCTACAGGCCCGCACCCGAGGCATGACAATGATGCGGTTGCCGCTGACGGTCTGGGGCATTTTCACTGCCACGGTGATGGCGCTGCTGGCCTTTCCGGCGCTGCTGGTTGCCTGCATCATGATGTTGTTTGACCGCCTGCTGGGCACCTCATTCTTTATGCCAACCCTGGTCGAGCTGGGTGAGCATCTCAGTTACGGTGGCGGCAGCCCAATTGCCTTTCAGCACCTGTTCTGGTTCTTTGGCCACCCCGAGGTCTATATCGTTGCCCTACCTGCCTTTGGCATCGTCTCCGATCTGCTGGCGGTGCACGCGCGCAAGAACGTCTTTGGCTACCGGATGATGGTCTGGGCCATTGTCGGCATCGGCGCTCTCAGCTTTATCGTCTGGGCCCACCATATGTATGTCAGCGGCATGCATCCCTATTTCGGCTTCTTCTTTGCCACCACCACGCTGATCATCGCGGTGCCAACCGCAATCAAGGTCTATAATTGGGTGCTCACCCTGTGGCGCGCCAACATCCACCTGACCCTGCCGATGCTGTTTGCGCTGGGGTTCATTGTCACCTTTGTTAACGGCGGCTTGACCGGGCTGTTCCTCGGCAATGTGGTTGTCGATGTGCCGCTGTCGGACACCATGTTTGTGGTGGCGCATTTCCATATGGTAATGGGGGTGGCGCCGATCATGGTGATCCTCGGCGCCATCTATCACTGGTACCCGCTGGCGACAGGGCGGATGCTGAACCAAACCATGGGGCATATCCATTTCTGGATCACCTTTCTGGGCGCCTATGCGATCTTTTTCCCGATGCATTATGTCGGCTTGGTTGGCGTCCCCCGGCGCTACTACGAGATTGGAGAGCCCGCCTTTATGACCGCACCGGTCGCGGGCTTGAACGCCTTTATCACAGTGGCCGCCCTGACCGTCGGAGCGGCGCAGATTGTGTTCCTGTTCAACCTATACTGGAGCAGGCGTCACGGTCACCTGGCAGGGTCCAACCCCTGGCGGGCCACCACGCTGGAATGGCTCACCCCGGTGGTGCCGCCTGAGCATGGCAACTGGGGCGAGGAGTTGCCGCTGGTTTACCGCTGGGCCTATGATTACAGCCTGCCCGGCGCACCCGAGGATTTTGTTGCCCAGACCGACCCCGGGCCAAAGACACCAGAAGTGGGGCCGTTATGA
- a CDS encoding caspase family protein yields the protein MAAIVLAISFHGLAATADTTAPALSTTAFEKPKSTGATGIAVVVGIQNYSHISDLTNTLKDAQAISAMLKSFGYTVYEGYDLDKRGFETLLRQAALNIRVGGQVFFYYAGHGIQLGRRNYLLTSDAALTDLHDLPFQSVTLDRVSAILGGKANSQILMLDSCRDNPVPDIKVTAEIGAELFEAREGFDVFRPPLNTLVAFSTSPGATALDGEPGFNSPYTASVIRQFPARPQDDAITILSAVRGEVYRLTDNEQVTWESSTLTEKLFVRPSTQAVEVQPNEGGHRGLSLAKTPEFLKISAPLGRSLELAPEILPFLSPGTEVSITTRPQSGVSSIEQSTGEALSLSYTPKLAEISSRNTQDVNRVDSMVLRLTQGEIERNITLNLEMVASACDLEAGDLLDLQGVGLYRFPNEVDVAAAETACREATVQAPQIGRFHYQLGRAFQGQGRLVAAFAAFQTAADLGHVRAYNALAYLMIAPNLDRDVIAIPFDQKLANDLWDKGITAGDPFSMHARGKRLLNSSTSLDDRRRGFELLSRAVELGHTYSLNELGVFYLWGPKELTQPKRGLSYLNASAERGDIYGMANLGYVHRDGIAGLSKDPAAAKNLFAQAAELGHPTAPAEIARMIMQGDLPDSDAVEALTWNDMGLQRGDAWAGANGAWIALNQLSSRIPTSSAVARAGKVLALNNPEAVAAAQQLLGELTESDINAGTQAILQSLGINVTRDGQFGPASRRGLNNAAIKAGLPPKTPENAIDRLRFAAQIHWALNPIRQDLF from the coding sequence CTGGCAGCAATAGTATTAGCAATATCGTTTCACGGTCTTGCAGCAACGGCCGACACCACAGCACCCGCTCTATCAACGACAGCATTTGAAAAGCCAAAATCAACTGGTGCAACGGGAATTGCCGTTGTTGTTGGAATCCAGAACTATAGCCATATATCCGACCTGACCAACACGCTAAAGGACGCGCAGGCAATTTCTGCCATGCTCAAATCCTTCGGCTACACAGTTTACGAAGGCTATGACTTGGACAAACGCGGTTTTGAAACACTGCTGCGTCAGGCCGCGCTAAACATCCGGGTTGGTGGACAGGTGTTCTTCTATTACGCTGGCCACGGCATTCAGCTGGGGCGGCGTAACTATCTGCTGACCAGCGATGCTGCGCTGACGGACCTTCACGACCTGCCGTTCCAGTCGGTCACTCTGGACCGAGTGTCAGCCATTCTGGGTGGCAAAGCCAACAGTCAGATCTTGATGCTAGATTCCTGCCGCGACAACCCGGTACCGGATATCAAGGTCACCGCGGAAATAGGGGCTGAGCTGTTTGAGGCCCGTGAAGGATTTGATGTCTTTCGCCCGCCGCTGAACACTTTAGTGGCCTTCTCAACCTCTCCCGGTGCCACCGCTCTGGACGGTGAACCGGGTTTCAACAGCCCCTACACGGCCTCAGTCATCCGGCAGTTTCCCGCGCGTCCTCAAGACGATGCAATCACAATCTTGTCGGCTGTACGCGGAGAGGTATACAGGCTAACCGACAACGAACAGGTCACTTGGGAAAGCTCAACCTTGACCGAGAAGCTGTTTGTGCGCCCCAGCACTCAAGCCGTTGAGGTTCAGCCAAATGAAGGCGGTCACCGTGGCCTGTCTTTGGCTAAAACTCCAGAATTTTTGAAAATTTCCGCACCTCTGGGACGGTCCTTGGAGCTGGCCCCGGAAATTCTGCCCTTCCTGTCGCCCGGAACGGAAGTTTCGATCACGACGCGCCCGCAATCCGGGGTCTCCTCAATAGAGCAATCCACCGGTGAGGCGCTCAGCCTAAGCTACACTCCGAAACTGGCCGAAATCTCATCACGGAACACCCAAGATGTGAACCGTGTGGACAGTATGGTCTTGCGATTGACGCAGGGCGAAATCGAAAGAAATATCACCCTAAATTTGGAAATGGTTGCGTCAGCTTGCGATCTGGAGGCCGGAGATCTGTTGGATTTGCAAGGCGTCGGGCTGTATCGGTTCCCAAATGAAGTCGATGTAGCGGCAGCAGAAACGGCCTGTCGCGAGGCCACTGTGCAAGCCCCCCAAATAGGCAGGTTTCATTATCAACTGGGCCGGGCTTTTCAGGGTCAGGGGCGGTTGGTCGCGGCCTTTGCCGCTTTTCAAACGGCCGCCGATCTGGGCCATGTACGTGCCTATAACGCCTTGGCCTACCTCATGATTGCACCCAACCTTGACCGCGACGTCATTGCTATTCCGTTTGACCAGAAATTGGCCAACGACTTGTGGGACAAGGGTATCACCGCGGGCGACCCCTTTTCGATGCACGCACGCGGAAAGCGGCTGCTAAACAGCTCCACCAGCCTCGATGACCGCAGACGCGGGTTCGAATTGCTCAGCCGCGCGGTTGAATTGGGTCATACCTATTCTCTGAACGAATTGGGTGTTTTCTATTTGTGGGGGCCGAAAGAACTGACCCAGCCAAAACGCGGATTATCCTACCTCAACGCCTCGGCCGAACGCGGCGACATCTACGGCATGGCAAATCTGGGCTATGTGCATCGTGATGGTATCGCCGGTCTGAGCAAAGATCCCGCTGCGGCCAAAAATCTCTTTGCTCAGGCCGCCGAACTGGGCCACCCTACTGCGCCTGCCGAGATTGCCAGAATGATCATGCAGGGCGATCTGCCCGACAGCGATGCGGTTGAGGCGCTGACCTGGAATGATATGGGATTGCAGCGGGGTGATGCTTGGGCCGGAGCCAATGGAGCATGGATTGCCCTCAATCAACTATCCTCACGTATTCCAACCAGCTCCGCGGTTGCCCGCGCAGGCAAGGTTCTTGCGCTCAACAATCCTGAGGCGGTCGCTGCGGCCCAACAATTGCTGGGCGAACTGACTGAAAGTGACATCAATGCCGGAACCCAGGCGATATTGCAGAGCCTAGGGATCAATGTCACCCGAGACGGGCAATTTGGACCCGCCTCACGCCGGGGTCTAAACAACGCGGCGATCAAAGCAGGATTGCCACCCAAGACACCGGAGAATGCCATTGACCGGCTTAGATTTGCGGCCCAGATTCATTGGGCACTGAACCCCATACGTCAGGATCTGTTCTGA
- a CDS encoding cytochrome C oxidase subunit IV family protein, whose protein sequence is MTQSEVHEDHQQHPLRIYFVCWGFLFVLSAGSYMIDYMQLQGLLRWSLILIFMVLKAGLIVAVFMHMAWERLALSYAILLPPLAILMFMAIMMFESDYTVLTRIEEFGP, encoded by the coding sequence ATGACACAATCTGAAGTTCATGAAGACCACCAACAGCATCCCTTGCGGATCTATTTTGTGTGTTGGGGATTTTTGTTCGTGCTTAGCGCCGGGTCTTACATGATCGACTATATGCAGTTGCAGGGCCTGCTTCGCTGGAGCCTGATCCTGATTTTCATGGTGCTAAAGGCCGGGCTTATTGTCGCTGTGTTCATGCATATGGCCTGGGAACGTCTGGCGCTCAGCTATGCCATTCTGCTACCACCCCTGGCCATTTTGATGTTCATGGCGATCATGATGTTTGAATCCGATTACACAGTGCTGACCCGGATCGAGGAATTTGGCCCCTAA
- a CDS encoding integrase core domain-containing protein, with product MDGFQAKRIIDNWIGFYNSERPHTALDKRTPNIAYFDQAEIRKAA from the coding sequence ATGGACGGTTTCCAAGCAAAACGGATCATTGATAACTGGATCGGGTTCTACAACTCCGAGCGCCCTCACACTGCCCTTGATAAGCGCACGCCCAACATCGCATACTTCGACCAAGCGGAGATACGAAAAGCAGCATGA
- a CDS encoding NADH:flavin oxidoreductase produces the protein MSNDPLLQPFQLKHLTLRNRIMTTSHEPAYPEDGMPKERYAAYHAERAKAGVALVMTAGSAAVSKDSPPVFNNILAYRDDVVPWIQNLTDAVHEHGCAAMIQLTHLGRRTTWNKGHWLPSVSSSRHREPAHRAFPKLIEDWDIERIISDFADAAERMQAGGMDGIELQVYGHLLDQFWSPLTNDLTGPYGADTLENRMRFPMDVMEAIRKRVGVDFIVGLRYTADEAQKGGISPEEGLEISKRLAATGKIDFLNVIRGRIHTDPAMTDVIPVQGMKGAPHLDFAGEVKKATGMPTFHAAKIPDVATARHAVQAGLLDMVGMTRAHMADPHIVRKIIEGREEDIRPCVGATYCLDRIYQAGDALCIHNAATGRELSMPHEIAPADASKKIVIIGAGPAGLEAARVAAERGHEVTVFEAAAEPGGQIRLTAQNPRRREMISIIDWRMAQCAARDVAFQFNTWAEVEDVTALDPDVVIVATGGMPNTALFEQAGEQPNVVTTWDIISGDVKPAGTVLIYDESGDHPALQAAEVAANAEAVVEIMTPDRTFAPDVMAMNLVPYMRSLQDKDVTFTLARRLLDVKRDGNRLIATVGTDYSDHTYEAEFEQIVVNYGTLPLDDLYFDLKPLSSNEGAVDHEALIAGNPQTLTRNTNGQFQLFRIGDAVSARNTHAAIYDALRLMKDI, from the coding sequence ATGTCAAACGACCCTTTGCTTCAGCCATTTCAACTAAAGCACCTAACCCTGCGCAACCGGATCATGACAACCAGCCATGAACCCGCCTATCCTGAAGACGGGATGCCAAAGGAGCGCTACGCGGCCTACCATGCGGAACGCGCCAAAGCCGGTGTGGCCCTGGTTATGACGGCAGGGTCAGCAGCGGTCAGCAAAGACAGCCCGCCGGTCTTCAACAATATCCTCGCCTATCGTGACGACGTGGTGCCTTGGATTCAGAACCTGACAGATGCGGTGCATGAGCACGGCTGTGCTGCGATGATACAGTTGACCCACCTCGGACGGCGCACCACCTGGAACAAAGGCCATTGGCTGCCATCAGTGTCCTCATCCAGACATCGCGAACCCGCACACCGCGCTTTTCCGAAATTGATCGAAGACTGGGATATCGAGCGGATCATTAGTGATTTCGCAGACGCGGCAGAGCGTATGCAGGCAGGCGGCATGGACGGCATTGAATTGCAGGTCTATGGCCACCTGCTGGATCAGTTCTGGTCTCCGCTGACCAATGATCTAACCGGCCCGTATGGGGCCGACACGCTGGAAAACCGCATGCGCTTCCCGATGGATGTCATGGAGGCTATTCGCAAGCGCGTCGGGGTCGATTTCATCGTCGGCCTGCGTTACACGGCTGATGAAGCGCAAAAGGGCGGCATCTCCCCTGAAGAAGGGTTGGAGATTTCCAAACGGCTCGCAGCAACCGGTAAAATCGACTTTCTCAACGTGATCCGGGGCCGCATCCATACCGATCCCGCCATGACCGATGTGATCCCGGTTCAGGGCATGAAAGGCGCACCGCATCTTGATTTTGCAGGCGAAGTGAAAAAAGCAACCGGCATGCCGACGTTTCATGCGGCCAAGATCCCCGATGTTGCCACCGCCCGTCATGCGGTGCAGGCCGGGTTGCTGGATATGGTCGGGATGACCCGGGCGCATATGGCGGATCCTCATATCGTGCGCAAAATAATAGAGGGGCGTGAGGAGGACATCCGCCCCTGTGTTGGGGCCACTTACTGTCTCGACCGCATCTATCAGGCTGGCGATGCGCTTTGCATTCACAACGCCGCCACCGGTCGCGAGCTATCCATGCCGCATGAGATTGCCCCGGCCGATGCCAGCAAGAAAATCGTGATTATCGGCGCCGGCCCGGCCGGATTGGAGGCGGCGCGCGTCGCGGCAGAGCGCGGCCATGAGGTCACGGTTTTTGAGGCCGCAGCCGAGCCCGGAGGACAAATTCGTCTGACTGCGCAGAACCCGCGACGACGCGAGATGATCTCGATCATCGACTGGCGCATGGCCCAATGCGCGGCCCGCGATGTTGCGTTTCAGTTCAACACCTGGGCCGAGGTTGAAGACGTCACTGCGCTTGACCCCGATGTGGTGATCGTTGCGACCGGAGGCATGCCCAACACCGCGCTGTTTGAACAGGCCGGCGAGCAGCCCAATGTGGTGACAACCTGGGATATCATTTCGGGCGATGTGAAGCCTGCGGGGACTGTCCTGATTTATGACGAAAGCGGCGATCACCCGGCGTTGCAAGCGGCAGAGGTTGCAGCCAATGCCGAGGCTGTGGTCGAAATTATGACACCTGATCGCACCTTTGCACCCGATGTGATGGCCATGAACCTGGTGCCCTACATGCGGTCTCTGCAAGACAAGGACGTGACCTTCACCCTCGCCCGTCGCCTGCTTGACGTGAAACGCGATGGCAACAGGCTGATTGCGACGGTGGGCACAGACTATAGTGACCACACATATGAGGCGGAGTTTGAACAGATTGTGGTCAACTACGGCACCTTGCCACTGGACGATCTCTATTTTGATCTCAAGCCACTGTCTTCAAACGAAGGCGCGGTGGATCACGAAGCTCTCATCGCTGGCAATCCGCAAACGCTCACGCGCAACACAAACGGGCAGTTCCAGCTGTTCCGCATTGGCGATGCGGTTTCGGCCCGCAACACACATGCCGCGATTTATGACGCGTTGCGTCTGATGAAGGATATCTGA
- a CDS encoding heme-copper oxidase subunit III family protein: protein MQDSPLKMPQSPPTPGLQGFVEDWSSDQRAFKKVSWGKAMMWIFLLSDTFVFGCFLIAYMIARSSTVSEWPNTSEVFALHIGGTEFPLILIAIMTFVLISSSGTMAMAVNCAYSRARKPTALLMVATAALGAAFVGMQIFEWSKLIHEGVRPWANPFGAEQFGASFFMITGFHGTHVSIGVIFLLIVARKVWKGEFDRDERSWMCSGKGDYEAVEIMGLYWHFVDLVWVFIFAFFYLW from the coding sequence ATGCAGGACTCACCCCTGAAAATGCCGCAGAGCCCCCCCACGCCGGGCTTGCAAGGGTTTGTCGAGGACTGGAGCTCGGATCAGCGGGCGTTCAAGAAAGTGTCCTGGGGCAAGGCAATGATGTGGATCTTCCTGCTCAGCGATACTTTTGTATTTGGCTGTTTTCTGATCGCCTATATGATCGCCCGCAGCTCCACCGTATCCGAGTGGCCCAACACCAGCGAGGTGTTTGCCCTGCACATAGGCGGCACAGAATTTCCGCTGATCCTGATTGCCATCATGACCTTTGTGCTGATTTCATCCTCTGGCACCATGGCGATGGCAGTGAACTGCGCCTATAGCCGCGCCCGCAAGCCAACCGCGTTGCTGATGGTGGCCACTGCGGCGCTGGGGGCTGCCTTTGTCGGCATGCAGATCTTTGAATGGTCCAAGCTGATCCACGAAGGGGTGCGGCCCTGGGCCAATCCGTTTGGCGCTGAACAGTTTGGCGCCAGCTTTTTCATGATCACCGGCTTTCACGGCACCCATGTGTCGATTGGGGTGATTTTCCTGTTGATCGTGGCGCGCAAAGTCTGGAAAGGCGAATTTGATCGCGACGAACGCAGCTGGATGTGCAGCGGCAAAGGCGATTACGAGGCCGTCGAGATCATGGGCCTGTACTGGCACTTTGTTGATCTGGTCTGGGTGTTCATCTTTGCATTTTTCTATCTGTGGTAG
- a CDS encoding adenylate/guanylate cyclase domain-containing protein gives MQISADFLAPRLLALQACLLGSMLHLNQEKRRVMSVNVTRKLTTILAADAAGFSSSMQVDEVGTYADLHAARDIFGKLITRHGGRIVNTAGDGFIADFPSTVEATQCAIEAQLELGASDGSLKFRIGVHLGDVIVDGDDLIGEGVNLAARLQSMAEPGGVLISQQVYDQVHSKLTIGFEYLGEKRPRNLSADIPIYRIAMSKPGLISRWKQKPTVAAHRPDTDKTKAKTSAPRQQLPLSRTAMLAAFLCGAFLLINLVTGGSIWAHWPILAVATIGGLKRAQTLIPARFSAIVPAQLLVIITALTLVNLFSWNGYPWVLWPAGALLIYSLGRKFLSSSE, from the coding sequence ATGCAAATTTCTGCTGATTTCCTTGCCCCTCGGTTGCTGGCCTTGCAAGCATGCCTTCTGGGGTCCATGTTGCACCTGAACCAAGAGAAGAGGCGCGTAATGTCTGTTAATGTCACGCGAAAACTCACCACAATTCTTGCGGCCGATGCTGCAGGTTTCAGCAGCTCGATGCAAGTTGATGAGGTGGGTACCTATGCCGACCTGCATGCTGCCCGCGATATTTTTGGCAAGCTGATCACACGTCACGGTGGTCGCATCGTCAATACCGCCGGCGACGGTTTCATTGCCGATTTTCCGTCTACAGTTGAAGCGACACAATGCGCTATCGAAGCACAACTTGAACTTGGCGCCAGTGATGGAAGCCTGAAGTTTAGGATCGGTGTCCATCTCGGGGATGTGATCGTCGACGGAGATGACCTGATTGGCGAAGGCGTGAACCTGGCCGCCCGCCTGCAAAGCATGGCTGAACCCGGCGGTGTGCTGATCTCGCAGCAGGTCTATGACCAGGTTCACAGCAAGCTTACCATCGGGTTTGAATACCTGGGGGAAAAGCGCCCACGCAACCTGTCGGCTGATATTCCGATTTATCGTATCGCGATGTCCAAGCCGGGCTTGATCAGCCGTTGGAAACAGAAACCAACAGTCGCCGCCCATAGGCCTGACACCGACAAAACCAAAGCCAAAACCTCCGCCCCTCGTCAGCAGCTTCCACTGTCACGCACTGCCATGCTCGCAGCCTTTCTTTGCGGCGCGTTTTTATTGATTAACTTGGTCACGGGCGGGTCAATCTGGGCACATTGGCCCATCTTGGCCGTCGCAACGATCGGCGGGTTAAAGCGGGCCCAGACGCTGATCCCAGCACGTTTCAGCGCAATCGTTCCAGCACAATTGCTGGTGATCATCACCGCTCTCACCCTGGTGAATTTATTCAGCTGGAACGGCTACCCTTGGGTGCTCTGGCCTGCCGGGGCCTTGCTCATTTACAGCCTGGGCCGCAAATTTCTGTCATCGTCAGAGTAG